From Pseudomonas fluorescens, one genomic window encodes:
- a CDS encoding FecR domain-containing protein, with protein MPAAALNKLSHASLQQAAHWYVQLHDQQVGEQERLRWQAWLDQSGEHQDAWRYVQRVGERFAPLHGDGESQAASMALRGGGRSRVSRRQTLKSLLVLSGGSLLGWSAWRQTPLPDTLNRWTADLSTGTAEVRENRLSDGSRLWLNALSAVDVRFDSHQRLLELRLGEVLVDTARDSLRPFLLDTPQGRLRALGTRFGVRESHGQTLLSVFAGAVEVRLANDQVQVANAGQQLSFAQNAFGPLQPVSPAREAWRRGVLLADNLPLGQLLEELGRHRHGHLGCDPAVAQMPVMGSFPLKDTDQALRLLAAALPIRVETPLPWWVNVGAKS; from the coding sequence ATGCCTGCCGCCGCCTTGAACAAACTCAGTCACGCCAGCCTGCAACAGGCGGCCCATTGGTACGTGCAGTTGCACGACCAGCAGGTCGGCGAACAGGAGCGCCTGCGTTGGCAAGCCTGGCTGGACCAGAGTGGCGAACATCAGGACGCTTGGCGCTATGTGCAACGGGTCGGCGAGCGTTTCGCACCGCTGCACGGCGACGGCGAATCACAGGCGGCGAGCATGGCTTTGCGCGGTGGTGGGCGCAGCCGCGTGTCACGGCGCCAGACCCTGAAGTCGTTGCTGGTACTCAGCGGCGGTAGCCTGCTGGGCTGGAGCGCGTGGCGCCAGACGCCGCTGCCGGACACCCTGAACCGCTGGACCGCCGACCTTTCCACCGGCACCGCCGAGGTCCGCGAAAATCGGCTCAGTGATGGCAGCCGCCTTTGGCTCAACGCCCTGAGCGCGGTGGATGTGCGCTTCGACAGCCATCAGCGACTGCTCGAACTGCGCCTCGGCGAAGTGCTGGTGGACACCGCCCGCGATTCGCTGCGGCCGTTTCTGCTGGACACCCCACAAGGCCGTCTGCGCGCCCTGGGCACCCGCTTCGGCGTCCGCGAAAGCCACGGGCAAACCTTGCTCAGTGTGTTTGCCGGTGCCGTTGAAGTGCGTTTGGCCAACGATCAGGTGCAGGTGGCAAACGCTGGCCAGCAGTTGAGTTTCGCGCAAAACGCCTTCGGCCCGCTGCAACCCGTCTCCCCCGCCCGCGAAGCCTGGCGCCGTGGCGTGCTGCTGGCGGACAACCTGCCTTTGGGCCAATTGCTCGAAGAACTCGGTCGCCACCGCCATGGCCACCTTGGCTGCGACCCGGCCGTGGCGCAAATGCCGGTGATGGGCTCCTTCCCCCTCAAGGACACTGACCAGGCCCTGCGACTGCTGGCGGCAGCGTTGCCGATTCGCGTTGAAACACCGCTGCCGTGGTGGGTCAATGTCGGTGCCAAAAGCTGA
- a CDS encoding (2Fe-2S)-binding protein, which yields MLTFNINGNDQPLDVPGDMPLLWVLRDVAQLTGTKFGCGMAQCGACTVHVDGRPLRSCITPAAAVASGQKIRTIEGLSSDGSHPVQRAWAELDVVQCGYCQSGQIMATVALLEKIPSPSDSDIDQALSGNICRCGTYVRIRAAVKRAAQLREA from the coding sequence GTGCTGACCTTCAATATCAATGGCAACGATCAACCCCTGGATGTCCCCGGCGACATGCCGTTGTTGTGGGTACTGCGCGACGTTGCGCAACTGACCGGGACCAAGTTCGGCTGCGGCATGGCGCAATGTGGTGCCTGCACCGTGCATGTCGATGGCCGGCCGTTGCGCTCGTGTATCACCCCGGCCGCTGCGGTGGCCAGCGGACAGAAAATCCGCACCATCGAAGGCCTGTCCAGCGACGGCTCGCACCCGGTGCAGCGCGCCTGGGCCGAACTCGACGTGGTGCAGTGCGGCTACTGCCAGTCCGGGCAGATCATGGCCACGGTGGCCCTGCTGGAGAAAATTCCCTCGCCCAGCGACAGCGATATCGATCAGGCGCTGTCGGGCAATATCTGTCGCTGCGGCACCTACGTGCGGATTCGCGCGGCCGTGAAACGCGCCGCGCAGTTGCGGGAGGCCTGA
- a CDS encoding sigma-70 family RNA polymerase sigma factor translates to MMVVETSPVQHLYTSHHRWLYELLRRRLSNAFDAADLAHDTFIRVLKRPQQFDCEVHARSYLATIARGLCIDHWRRRQLEQAWLQALSQQPQALQPSPEQRAIIVETLNEVDAMLQRLPQRVSDAFILAQLHGMPYKDIAVEIGVSERMIKKYLAQALLHCALLEAELDGLLIE, encoded by the coding sequence ATGATGGTCGTCGAAACCTCACCCGTGCAGCACCTCTACACCAGCCACCATCGCTGGCTGTATGAATTGTTGCGTCGTCGCCTGAGCAATGCCTTCGATGCGGCCGACCTGGCCCATGACACCTTTATTCGTGTGCTCAAGCGTCCACAGCAGTTCGACTGTGAAGTGCACGCCCGTTCCTATCTGGCGACCATTGCCCGTGGCCTGTGCATCGATCACTGGCGCCGGCGGCAACTGGAACAGGCCTGGTTGCAGGCCCTGAGCCAACAACCCCAGGCCTTGCAGCCCTCCCCCGAGCAACGGGCGATCATCGTCGAGACCCTGAACGAAGTGGACGCGATGCTGCAGCGCCTGCCGCAACGGGTCAGCGATGCGTTCATCCTCGCGCAACTGCATGGCATGCCTTACAAGGACATCGCCGTGGAAATCGGCGTGTCCGAACGGATGATCAAGAAATACCTGGCCCAGGCCCTGCTGCACTGCGCCCTGCTCGAGGCCGAACTCGACGGCCTGCTGATCGAGTAA
- a CDS encoding xanthine dehydrogenase family protein molybdopterin-binding subunit, translated as MKDPIDSSRRAFVKGGAVLGAGLVVAFVIPGGNRFARAASTADGIFAPNAFLRIAPDSSVTILLGHSEMGQGIWTGLSMLVAEELDADWASIRVEHGPASAADYGLPGFGGMQITGGSTSTWMEFDRYRLAGAAARLMLIEAAAKRFNVAPSQIRTEPGVVIAGEQRATYGELANDAGQLPMPDAATITLKQPKDWTLIGKPTPRLDTPEKITGQARFGIDVQFDGLLTAMVARPPMFGGSVASFDAQPALAIPGVRKVLQVPTGVAVVADHYWAAKLGRDALKIDWNPGPNAGLDSVSLLQRFRQLATTPGTPASQAGDVDAGLAKASKTIDVEYSVPYLAHAPMEPLNCTVKISAEQCEIWTGTQFQTLDQMVAAKITGLKPEQVVIHTEFLGGGFGRRANPTSDFVSEAVQVAHAAGAAVKTMWAREDDIRGGYYRSAFLHHARIGLGDDGMPVAWKQVMVGQSIMAGTSLAATMVKDGIDKTSVEGVVDSPYLTGLADHQVQLHSPQTGISVLWLRSVGHSHTAFVMESLVDELAAAAGKDPVEYRRTLLKDQPRHLGVLNLAVEKANWKAPLPAGHALGVAVHESFGSYVAQVSEVSQDNLKIRVHRVVCAVDCGIAVNPLSIVAQMESCITFGLGFTLHSKLTIKEGQVEQSNYHDYQVLRLNEMPRVEVHILPSSEKPGGIGEAGVPPTAPAVANAVYALTGQRLRELPLQLEGV; from the coding sequence ATGAAGGACCCCATCGACAGCTCAAGGCGCGCCTTTGTCAAAGGCGGTGCAGTGCTCGGCGCCGGCCTGGTGGTGGCGTTTGTCATCCCCGGCGGCAATCGATTTGCCCGGGCGGCCAGCACGGCGGACGGCATCTTCGCCCCCAACGCCTTTCTGCGCATTGCCCCTGACAGTAGTGTGACCATCCTGCTGGGGCACTCGGAAATGGGCCAGGGCATCTGGACCGGCCTGAGCATGCTGGTGGCCGAGGAATTGGATGCCGACTGGGCCAGTATTCGCGTCGAGCATGGCCCCGCGTCGGCGGCGGATTACGGCTTGCCGGGGTTTGGTGGGATGCAGATCACCGGTGGCTCGACCTCGACCTGGATGGAGTTCGATCGCTATCGCCTGGCCGGTGCCGCCGCACGGCTGATGTTGATCGAGGCGGCGGCCAAGCGCTTCAATGTCGCGCCGTCGCAAATCCGTACCGAGCCTGGTGTGGTGATTGCCGGCGAACAACGTGCCACCTACGGCGAGTTGGCCAACGATGCCGGGCAACTGCCTATGCCGGATGCGGCGACAATCACCCTCAAGCAGCCCAAGGACTGGACCCTGATCGGCAAGCCGACCCCACGCCTCGACACCCCGGAGAAAATCACCGGCCAGGCGCGCTTCGGCATCGATGTGCAATTCGACGGCTTGCTCACGGCCATGGTCGCCCGGCCGCCGATGTTCGGTGGCAGCGTCGCTTCGTTCGACGCCCAGCCCGCGCTGGCGATCCCAGGAGTGCGCAAGGTGCTGCAGGTCCCGACGGGTGTGGCCGTGGTGGCAGACCATTACTGGGCGGCCAAACTGGGCCGTGACGCGCTGAAAATCGACTGGAATCCCGGACCCAACGCCGGGCTCGACAGCGTCAGCTTGCTCCAGCGTTTCCGCCAGTTGGCGACCACTCCCGGTACACCGGCGAGCCAGGCTGGTGATGTCGACGCCGGATTGGCCAAGGCGAGCAAAACCATCGACGTCGAGTACAGCGTGCCGTACCTGGCCCACGCGCCGATGGAACCGCTCAATTGCACGGTGAAAATCAGCGCCGAGCAGTGCGAGATCTGGACCGGCACCCAGTTCCAGACCCTCGATCAGATGGTCGCGGCGAAGATCACCGGGCTCAAGCCCGAGCAAGTGGTGATCCACACCGAGTTCCTCGGTGGTGGCTTCGGTCGCCGCGCCAATCCCACCTCGGACTTTGTCAGCGAGGCGGTACAGGTGGCCCACGCCGCTGGCGCTGCGGTGAAGACCATGTGGGCACGCGAGGACGACATTCGCGGCGGCTATTACCGTTCGGCCTTCCTCCATCATGCGCGGATTGGCCTCGGTGACGATGGCATGCCGGTGGCCTGGAAGCAGGTGATGGTCGGCCAGTCGATCATGGCCGGTACCTCGCTGGCGGCGACCATGGTCAAGGATGGCATCGACAAAACCTCGGTCGAGGGCGTGGTGGACAGTCCGTACCTGACGGGTCTGGCCGATCACCAGGTGCAACTGCATTCACCGCAGACCGGCATCAGCGTGCTGTGGCTGCGCTCGGTGGGGCACAGCCATACGGCTTTTGTCATGGAATCGTTGGTCGATGAATTGGCTGCAGCCGCTGGCAAGGATCCGGTGGAGTATCGCCGAACTCTGCTCAAGGACCAGCCACGGCATCTCGGAGTGCTGAACCTGGCGGTGGAAAAGGCCAACTGGAAAGCGCCGTTACCGGCTGGGCATGCGTTGGGGGTGGCCGTGCATGAGTCTTTTGGCAGCTACGTGGCCCAGGTCAGCGAAGTGTCCCAGGACAACCTGAAGATTCGCGTGCACCGGGTGGTCTGCGCGGTGGATTGCGGGATTGCGGTGAACCCGCTGAGCATCGTTGCGCAGATGGAGTCGTGCATCACCTTCGGCCTCGGCTTCACCCTGCACAGTAAGTTGACGATCAAGGAGGGTCAGGTCGAGCAGTCCAACTACCACGACTATCAGGTGCTGCGGCTCAACGAGATGCCGCGGGTCGAAGTGCACATCCTGCCCAGCAGTGAAAAGCCCGGCGGGATTGGCGAGGCCGGTGTGCCGCCGACCGCGCCGGCCGTCGCCAATGCGGTCTATGCCCTGACCGGGCAGCGCCTGCGCGAGTTGCCGCTGCAATTGGAAGGAGTCTGA
- a CDS encoding DNA topoisomerase III, whose product MRLYLCEKPSQAKDIAAVLGASRRGDGCWLGTGITVTWCIGHLLETAPPDAYDARYKRWVLEDLPIIPEQWKMLVKPKTASQFKAVKRLLGEAKELVIATDADREGEMIARELVEHCRYRGPIQRLWLSALDDASIRKALAALKPGAETFSLYHSALGRSRADWLIGMNMSRLFTLLGRQSGYQGVLPVGRVQTPTLRLVVDRDRSIADFVPVPYWAIDVQLLHDGTPFTAQWRAAADACDEQDRCLNQELARQAAEAMRSAASARLVKLRTERVREVAPLPFDLGTLQEICSKKLGLGAQETLDVAQALYETYKVITYPRSDCGFLPLSQHAEAPAILDALGRADPSLAPLLKHLEPQRRSRAWNDAKVSAHHGIIPTAAAQNFERLSGKHRAVYTLIRARYLAQFLPNHEYDRTQADFDCAGQALRAVGKQVVEPGWKRALPEALAPAKGREAPAPQNLPPLTQGCDYAVAGVNLKDLWTQPPKPFTEGDLIKAMKNVAKLVQDPLLKQKLKDTTGIGTEATRAGIIQGLIDRGYLIKNGKALAATPAAFSLIDAVPRAIADPGTTAIWEQALDMVQSGEMSLEEFVAKQAAWMSKQVGRCSGLRLTISGPASPAGKGATPWKKKRKTTRGKAAPTAKGKPRAAKPAK is encoded by the coding sequence ATGCGGCTGTATCTGTGTGAAAAACCCTCCCAGGCCAAGGACATTGCCGCAGTGCTCGGCGCCAGCCGGCGTGGCGACGGTTGCTGGCTGGGCACGGGGATCACCGTCACCTGGTGCATTGGCCACCTGCTGGAAACCGCGCCGCCGGATGCCTACGACGCGCGCTATAAACGCTGGGTGCTGGAAGACCTGCCGATCATTCCCGAGCAATGGAAGATGCTGGTCAAGCCCAAGACCGCCAGCCAGTTCAAGGCGGTCAAGCGACTGCTGGGCGAGGCCAAGGAGCTGGTGATCGCCACCGACGCCGACCGCGAGGGCGAAATGATTGCCCGCGAGTTGGTGGAACACTGTCGCTATCGCGGGCCGATCCAGCGGCTGTGGCTGTCGGCGCTGGACGACGCGTCAATCCGCAAGGCCCTGGCGGCGCTCAAGCCGGGTGCCGAGACCTTCAGCCTGTATCACTCGGCACTGGGGCGCTCACGGGCCGACTGGTTGATCGGTATGAACATGAGTCGTCTGTTCACCCTGCTCGGGCGTCAGTCCGGTTATCAAGGGGTATTGCCGGTGGGTCGGGTGCAGACCCCGACCTTGCGCCTGGTGGTCGACCGGGATCGCAGCATTGCCGACTTCGTGCCGGTGCCGTACTGGGCGATCGATGTGCAACTGCTCCACGACGGCACGCCGTTCACCGCGCAATGGCGGGCCGCAGCGGATGCCTGCGATGAACAGGACCGCTGCCTGAACCAGGAACTCGCCCGGCAAGCTGCCGAGGCCATGCGTAGCGCCGCCAGCGCACGTTTGGTCAAACTGCGCACCGAGCGAGTTCGTGAAGTGGCGCCGTTGCCGTTCGACCTCGGCACCCTGCAGGAGATCTGCTCGAAGAAACTCGGTCTTGGCGCTCAGGAAACCCTCGACGTTGCCCAGGCGCTATACGAAACCTACAAAGTCATCACCTACCCGCGCAGTGATTGCGGCTTCCTGCCGCTGAGCCAGCACGCAGAAGCGCCGGCGATTCTCGATGCGTTGGGTCGTGCTGACCCGAGCCTCGCGCCCCTGCTCAAGCACCTGGAACCACAACGCCGCTCGCGAGCCTGGAACGACGCCAAGGTCAGCGCCCACCACGGCATTATTCCCACTGCCGCTGCGCAAAACTTCGAGCGTTTGAGCGGCAAGCATCGTGCGGTCTATACCCTGATCCGCGCGCGTTATCTGGCGCAGTTCCTGCCCAACCACGAATACGACCGCACCCAGGCCGACTTCGACTGCGCCGGCCAGGCCTTGCGCGCCGTGGGTAAACAAGTGGTGGAGCCGGGCTGGAAACGCGCCTTGCCGGAAGCCTTGGCACCAGCCAAGGGCCGCGAAGCCCCGGCCCCGCAAAACCTGCCGCCGCTGACCCAGGGCTGCGACTATGCGGTGGCCGGGGTCAACCTCAAGGACCTCTGGACCCAACCACCCAAACCCTTCACCGAGGGTGACCTGATCAAGGCGATGAAGAACGTCGCCAAACTGGTGCAAGACCCGCTGCTCAAACAGAAGCTCAAGGACACCACTGGGATCGGCACCGAGGCTACCCGTGCCGGGATCATCCAGGGTTTGATTGATCGCGGTTACCTGATCAAGAACGGCAAGGCCCTGGCTGCCACCCCGGCGGCCTTCAGCCTGATCGACGCCGTACCCCGGGCCATCGCCGACCCTGGCACCACGGCGATCTGGGAGCAGGCACTGGACATGGTGCAAAGCGGAGAAATGAGCCTGGAAGAATTCGTCGCCAAACAGGCGGCGTGGATGAGCAAACAGGTCGGCCGCTGCAGCGGTCTGCGCCTGACCATCAGCGGGCCGGCGAGCCCAGCGGGTAAAGGTGCGACGCCGTGGAAGAAAAAACGCAAAACAACCAGGGGCAAGGCGGCACCGACGGCCAAGGGCAAGCCCAGGGCGGCAAAACCGGCTAAGTGA